TTTAATAGTAATTTGTTTTTTTTAATCTTTACTAGTGTGAAGAAAATCTCCTTTTGCTTAAAAATTAAAAAGTTAAATTTTTTGTGCTAATTCAATGCAGCATTTTCGTATTAACTTAAAAATGTTTTCTTACAAATTATTATGCTAATTTTTTAACAATTTATAGGAAAAAATGAAATTTATGGTATAATTTGTTATCAAAGGAAAAATTATGCCAAAATATATTTTTGTCAGCGGTGGAGTTTTATCCGGGATTGGTAAAGGTGTTTCAGTTGCTTCGGTTGCTAATTTATTAAAAAATTGCGGCTATTCGGTTTATATTTTGAAACTGGATCCATATTTAAATGTTGATCCAGGGGTTTTATCACCTTATGAACATGGTGAAGTTTTTGTAACCGCCGATGGTGGTGAAACTGATTTAGATTTAGGTCATTACGAGCGATTTGTTGGTCAAAATTTTTCAAAAGATTCAAATCACACAAGTGGTAAAATTTTACTTTCAATTATTAAGAAAGAAAGAAAAGGTTTTTATCAAGGAAAAACTGTCCAAATAATTCCGCATGTAATTGATGAAATTATTTCGCGAATCAAAAGTGTTGGTAATAAATACCAAAGTGATTTTATTTTAGTTGAAATTGGTGGGACTGTTGGTGATATGGAATCAAATCCGTTTTTCTTTGCAGCTTCACAGATGGCCGCTGAGTCAAATTTTAAAAATGTGTTTTTTATTCACACAACCTACATTCCTTTTTTGAATGCTTCTAATGAATTTAAAACTAAACCGGCTCAGTTTTCTATAGCTGAATTAAATTCGCGCGGAATTCGTGCAAATGCGATTTTTTTGCGTCTTGAACATGATCAAATTGATGATCATGTTGCAAAAAAAGTTGCAAAAAGTGCCTTTTTGCCATTAGAAAATGTTATTGTAATTCCGAATCTTAAAAATATCTACCAACTTCCGTTGTTATTAGAAAAAAGTAACCTATTAAATGCTATTTTTTCACATTTTGAATTAGAACATAGACAACCTAAATTAGACAAATGGCGAGATTTTACTAATTTATTATTAAAAAAATGAGATAAAACAATAAAAATAGGTGCACTTGGAAAATACACACAATTTTTAGATGCTTATAAGTCAATTTTAGAAGCGCTAAAAATAACAGCCGCCTACCAAAAAATAAATTTAGAATTAGAATTTATTAATACCGCTGATCTAAACTTTTCAACTAGTCAGTTAGAAAAATTTGATGGAATAATAATTTTACCAGGTTTTGGTTTTCGTGGATTTGAAAATAAAGTAGAATCTGCTATTTTTACTTATCAAAATAATATTCCAACATTTGGAATTTGCCTTGGAATGCAAGCAATGACAGTTGCAATTGCGCGACTAAATGGGATTAAAAACGCACATTCAGCTGAATTTTTAGCAGAAAAACCTAACCAAACAAGTGTTCTTGATTATAATAAAATTGATGGTTCTAAACTTCAAATTGGTGGAACTCTCAGACTTGGTGAGTATAAGGTTGTTTTTGCGCAAAATTCCAGAATTGCCCAAATTTATGGAACTTCTTTTGCATATGAAAGACACCGTCATCGATTTGAAGTTGTTCAAAAATATGTTAACCAACTTGAGAATTCTGACTTTAGTTTTACTGGCCGAGATTCAGTTTCTAATTTAATTGAAGTTTGTGAATCTAAATCTCATATTTTTTATATTGGTGTCCAATATCATCCTGAATTTGTAACAAGACCGCTAGAATCTCACCCGCTTTTTAATAGCTTCTTTGAAACAATTATTAAAAATAAGTACTAAATTATTGTTTTTTTACTAATTTAAAAACAGGGGCAACATAATAAATCCCAGAAATCACTGATATAATTGCTGCAAAAATAGTTGTTAAATTAAATAAATAATAGTGTTTTATAAAAATTTCAGTACTAATTGAGTATCCAAGGAAAATAATAATAATCGCTAAAATTT
The DNA window shown above is from Mesomycoplasma ovipneumoniae and carries:
- a CDS encoding CTP synthase; its protein translation is MPKYIFVSGGVLSGIGKGVSVASVANLLKNCGYSVYILKLDPYLNVDPGVLSPYEHGEVFVTADGGETDLDLGHYERFVGQNFSKDSNHTSGKILLSIIKKERKGFYQGKTVQIIPHVIDEIISRIKSVGNKYQSDFILVEIGGTVGDMESNPFFFAASQMAAESNFKNVFFIHTTYIPFLNASNEFKTKPAQFSIAELNSRGIRANAIFLRLEHDQIDDHVAKKVAKSAFLPLENVIVIPNLKNIYQLPLLLEKSNLLNAIFSHFELEHRQPKLDKWRDFTNLLLKKWDKTIKIGALGKYTQFLDAYKSILEALKITAAYQKINLELEFINTADLNFSTSQLEKFDGIIILPGFGFRGFENKVESAIFTYQNNIPTFGICLGMQAMTVAIARLNGIKNAHSAEFLAEKPNQTSVLDYNKIDGSKLQIGGTLRLGEYKVVFAQNSRIAQIYGTSFAYERHRHRFEVVQKYVNQLENSDFSFTGRDSVSNLIEVCESKSHIFYIGVQYHPEFVTRPLESHPLFNSFFETIIKNKY